A window of Theropithecus gelada isolate Dixy chromosome 14, Tgel_1.0, whole genome shotgun sequence contains these coding sequences:
- the LOC112606956 gene encoding secretoglobin family 1D member 1 gives MRLLVCLLLLTLALCCYRANAVVCQAVGSEIAGFLLAGKPVFKFQLAKFKAPLEAVAAKMEVKKCVDLMAYEKRVLITKTLGKIAEKCDR, from the exons ATGAGGCTGTTGGTGTGTCTCCTGCTGCTCACGCTGGCCCTTTGCTGCTACCGGG CAAATGCAGTGGTCTGCCAAGCTGTTGGTTCTGAAATCGCAGGCTTCTTATTAGCTGGAAAACCTGTGTTCAAGTTCCAACTTGCCAAATTTAAGGCACCTCTGGAAGCTGTTGCAGCCAAGATGGAAGTGAAGAAATGCGTGGATCTGATGGCCTATGAGAAGAGAGTGCTAATTACAAAAACATTG gGAAAAATAGCAGAGAAATGTGATCGCTGA
- the SCGB2A1 gene encoding mammaglobin-B, translating to MKLLMILMLAALPLHCYADSGCKLLEDVVEKTINSDISIPEYKELLQEFTDSEAAAEAMGKFKQCFLSQSHRTLKNFGLMMHTMYDSIWCN from the exons ATGAAGCTGCTAATGATCCTCATGCTGGCGGCCCTCCCTCTGCACTGCTATGCAG attctggCTGCAAACTCCTGGAGGATGTGGTTGAAAAGACCATCAATTCCGACATATCTATACCTGAGTACAAAGAGCTTCTTCAAGAATTCACAGACAGCGAGGCCGCCGCGGAGGCTATGGGGAAGTTCAAGCAGTGCTTCCTCAGCCAGTCACATAGAACTCTGAAAAACTTCGGACTGATGATG caTACAATGTACGACAGTATTTGGTGTAATTAA